The Streptomyces sp. NBC_01775 genome includes a region encoding these proteins:
- a CDS encoding SEL1-like repeat protein, translating to MTSADTGTTPSKSERLRAAAEGGDAHSTYEYGEHLVSQGQVDQALPWLEQSAEAGEPRAARLRAIAAKDRGQWETAQHWYGKAAEWDGDCAFGLAELFVERLEDEERAAEWYAKGTALGSLKCRTNGAVLLARQGRIEEAEEELEQAAGDGDDVADGILEHIRGLEIRTVRCEEEIEELVLLAAKPAQERTEDEDEELENRLEEFLEDEDFGELHTTHKALLAYPHLVRDVEGTYRKARELNVPDTHESHALLLFNLGRYEDACRVLEEALTLHPDSRALARMLSAVHFQYGELDAYEASLLPGAEAGDPLQQYRLGRHFRRQRRSAEARRWLEAAEASAEPRDKLDDDIAGELERLAEAEEGEAPALSAEEEARLPGLLTAAESGDRAAAFELGGLMERLCRYPEAVRHYRSAAADGDPQASYALGRMLHEECGAWEKAVVPLYRPAAEAGDPDAIEGLGALYARSDEEIKAEWWLRQAADLGRPEAAGWVGNRVGDEYGDRQEAVRWWTRATHGGKVWYGWRAGKVLVGQGEYEQAEELLRLAWTGREEQQPLNEAAYWLARALKGQGRVDEALEWMRTAGEVHSLVQAGYTGFMRTSLFDPKLDLAEILVKEIGTEAADEEAEALLADVLKYGPYHRTARHLAARIAERRGDVDAAREHLEQAYTPKGEETGPLLTAEDVAGALRNFLRF from the coding sequence ATGACATCCGCGGACACCGGCACCACCCCCTCCAAGAGCGAGCGACTGCGGGCCGCCGCCGAGGGCGGGGACGCGCACAGCACGTACGAGTACGGCGAACACCTCGTCAGCCAGGGCCAGGTCGACCAGGCGCTGCCGTGGCTGGAGCAGTCGGCCGAGGCCGGGGAGCCGCGGGCCGCGCGGCTGCGGGCCATCGCGGCCAAGGACCGGGGCCAGTGGGAGACGGCACAGCACTGGTACGGCAAGGCCGCCGAGTGGGACGGGGACTGCGCGTTCGGGCTCGCCGAGCTGTTCGTGGAGCGGCTGGAGGACGAGGAGCGCGCCGCCGAGTGGTACGCGAAGGGCACGGCGCTCGGCAGCCTCAAGTGCCGCACCAACGGCGCCGTACTGCTGGCGCGCCAGGGCCGGATCGAGGAGGCCGAGGAGGAGCTGGAGCAGGCGGCCGGCGACGGGGACGACGTGGCCGACGGGATCCTGGAGCACATACGGGGCCTGGAGATCCGCACGGTCCGGTGCGAGGAGGAGATCGAGGAGCTGGTCTTGCTGGCCGCGAAGCCGGCGCAGGAGCGGACCGAGGACGAGGACGAGGAGCTGGAGAACCGGCTGGAGGAGTTCCTGGAAGACGAGGACTTCGGTGAACTGCACACCACGCACAAGGCGCTCCTCGCCTACCCGCACCTGGTGCGCGACGTGGAGGGGACCTACCGGAAGGCGCGGGAGCTGAACGTCCCGGACACGCACGAATCCCACGCGCTGCTGCTCTTCAACCTGGGCCGGTACGAGGACGCCTGCCGCGTCCTGGAGGAGGCCCTCACCCTTCACCCCGACTCGCGGGCCCTGGCCCGGATGCTGAGCGCGGTGCACTTCCAGTACGGCGAACTGGACGCGTACGAGGCATCCCTCCTGCCCGGGGCCGAGGCGGGCGATCCGCTTCAGCAATACCGGCTCGGGAGGCACTTCCGCCGCCAGCGGCGGTCGGCCGAGGCCCGCAGGTGGCTGGAGGCGGCCGAGGCCTCGGCGGAGCCCCGCGACAAACTCGACGACGACATCGCGGGCGAACTGGAGCGGCTCGCGGAGGCGGAGGAGGGCGAGGCTCCCGCGCTGAGCGCCGAGGAGGAGGCCCGGCTGCCCGGACTGCTTACCGCCGCCGAATCCGGCGACCGCGCCGCGGCCTTCGAACTCGGCGGCCTGATGGAGCGGCTGTGCCGCTACCCCGAGGCCGTACGGCACTACCGCTCGGCGGCGGCCGACGGTGACCCGCAGGCCTCCTACGCGCTGGGCCGGATGCTGCACGAGGAGTGCGGCGCCTGGGAGAAGGCCGTCGTACCCCTGTACCGGCCCGCTGCCGAGGCCGGGGACCCGGACGCGATCGAGGGCCTGGGCGCGCTGTACGCGCGCAGCGACGAAGAGATCAAGGCCGAGTGGTGGCTGCGCCAGGCGGCGGACCTCGGCAGGCCCGAGGCGGCCGGCTGGGTCGGCAACCGCGTCGGTGACGAGTACGGGGACCGGCAGGAGGCCGTCCGCTGGTGGACCCGCGCCACGCACGGCGGCAAGGTCTGGTACGGCTGGCGGGCCGGAAAGGTGCTGGTCGGCCAGGGCGAGTACGAGCAGGCCGAGGAATTGCTGCGGCTCGCGTGGACAGGCCGCGAGGAGCAGCAGCCCTTGAACGAGGCCGCCTACTGGCTGGCCCGCGCGCTGAAGGGGCAGGGGCGCGTGGACGAGGCCCTGGAGTGGATGCGGACCGCGGGCGAGGTGCACTCGCTCGTGCAGGCCGGCTACACCGGATTCATGCGCACCTCGCTCTTCGACCCGAAGCTGGATCTGGCGGAGATCCTGGTGAAGGAGATCGGGACCGAGGCCGCCGACGAAGAGGCCGAAGCGCTGCTCGCCGACGTGCTGAAGTACGGGCCGTACCACCGGACGGCCCGTCACCTGGCGGCGCGCATCGCGGAGCGGCGGGGCGACGTGGACGCCGCGCGCGAGCACCTGGAGCAGGCGTACACCCCGAAGGGCGAGGAGACGGGGCCGCTGCTGACGGCCGAGGACGTGGCGGGGGCGCTGCGGAACTTCCTGCGGTTCTGA
- a CDS encoding SanA/YdcF family protein — MTRKRRRRLVQGAALACVLAVLPATWLRLSTDSRVVRGGIEAAPSAPVAVVFGAGLWDGEPSPYLAHRLDTAIELYRHGKARALLVSGDNGRHGYDEPSAMRGYLTERGVPASRIVADYAGFDTWDSCTRARRIFGVDRALLVSQDYHVRRAAALCRAAGIDAYGVPVTEPRDVTWYAGGVRELPGAAKAALDAVFTPDPHFLGPHEHGVQRALARTHGTHGAHEAHGTHEVHGTHKAHGIHRTHEASRSHRSHRSHRNDPHHT; from the coding sequence CGTGCAGGGGGCCGCGCTCGCATGTGTGCTGGCCGTGCTGCCCGCCACCTGGCTGCGGCTGTCCACCGACAGCCGAGTCGTCCGCGGCGGCATCGAGGCCGCGCCGTCCGCACCGGTGGCGGTCGTCTTCGGCGCGGGGCTGTGGGACGGCGAGCCCTCGCCGTATCTGGCGCACCGGCTGGATACGGCGATCGAGCTGTACCGGCACGGCAAGGCCCGCGCGCTGCTCGTCTCCGGCGACAACGGCCGCCACGGCTACGACGAACCCAGCGCCATGCGCGGCTATCTGACCGAGCGCGGCGTGCCCGCCTCGCGGATCGTCGCGGACTACGCCGGCTTCGACACCTGGGACTCGTGCACACGGGCCCGCCGGATCTTCGGCGTGGACCGCGCGCTGCTGGTCAGCCAGGATTACCACGTACGCAGGGCGGCGGCGCTGTGCCGGGCGGCGGGGATCGACGCGTACGGCGTGCCCGTGACCGAGCCGAGGGACGTCACCTGGTACGCGGGCGGGGTCCGTGAGCTGCCCGGCGCCGCGAAGGCAGCCCTGGATGCCGTGTTCACCCCCGACCCGCACTTCCTCGGCCCCCACGAACACGGCGTACAGCGGGCGCTGGCCCGGACGCACGGGACGCACGGGGCGCACGAGGCGCACGGGACGCACGAGGTACACGGGACGCACAAGGCGCACGGGATACACCGGACACACGAGGCGAGCAGGTCACACCGGTCACATCGGTCGCACCGGAACGACCCGCACCACACGTAA